Proteins from a genomic interval of Methanofollis formosanus:
- a CDS encoding bile acid:sodium symporter family protein, translated as MVETVSFTQFLESIGYLAVLVFVVCSMLAMGFTLTVPEILEPLRDLRLVARALAANFVLVPLLAVVLLVIFPLTEGLAVGLLLIGCAAGAPFLPKLAEVAKGDRAFSVGLMVLLMVVTIAYLPLVLPLALPGIAVSPWEIARSLVFLMLLPLALALGVRARYQAIAEGVAPVMSRASGLALVVLMVAFFVAYLSDLAGVVGSTAVLAAAIFLLISCAVGYVLGGRKGEIRRVLAVGTAQRNLAAATAVAAVNFTDPDVIVMVLVVGLIGLVILMVVGGEMGRRA; from the coding sequence ATGGTCGAAACCGTGAGTTTCACCCAGTTTCTTGAGAGTATCGGGTATCTCGCCGTACTCGTCTTTGTGGTCTGCAGCATGCTGGCGATGGGGTTCACCCTGACTGTGCCTGAAATCCTCGAACCGCTCAGAGACCTGCGCCTGGTGGCGAGGGCTTTGGCGGCAAACTTTGTGCTGGTCCCTCTCCTTGCGGTGGTGCTCCTGGTGATCTTTCCACTCACCGAAGGCCTCGCCGTCGGTCTGCTCCTCATCGGGTGTGCCGCAGGTGCGCCGTTCCTGCCCAAACTCGCCGAGGTGGCGAAGGGGGACCGCGCATTCTCGGTGGGTCTGATGGTGCTCCTGATGGTGGTGACCATTGCCTACCTCCCCCTCGTCCTCCCGCTGGCATTGCCTGGAATCGCTGTCAGCCCATGGGAGATCGCACGGTCACTTGTTTTCCTGATGCTCCTCCCTCTCGCTCTCGCCCTCGGCGTCAGGGCCAGGTATCAGGCGATCGCGGAGGGTGTGGCGCCGGTCATGTCCCGGGCGTCAGGCCTGGCCCTGGTCGTGCTGATGGTCGCCTTCTTTGTGGCCTATCTCAGCGACCTCGCCGGAGTCGTCGGCAGCACCGCCGTCCTCGCCGCGGCGATCTTTCTCCTCATCTCCTGCGCTGTCGGGTATGTCCTCGGCGGGAGGAAGGGCGAGATACGGCGGGTGCTTGCCGTCGGGACGGCGCAGCGAAACCTCGCGGCGGCGACGGCGGTGGCGGCCGTCAACTTCACCGACCCCGACGTCATCGTCATGGTGCTGGTAGTCGGACTGATCGGACTCGTGATCCTGATGGTCGTCGGCGGCGAGATGGGCAGGCGGGCCTGA
- the codB gene encoding cytosine permease, whose product MDKGYDETIEDYPLSPVPPHARRGFLPTVVILLGFTFFSATMWGGGAIGVAFPFWPDLIAVILLGNLLLAGYVAALAYVSQRSGLNTALMGRYCFGRIGSRWPDLVLGLTQVGWYAWGTATIAILSVDLLGLGEGWTAPLMILFGVTFCLTAFIGYRGLERLSLVSVPLMCLLIVVSMALATRDAGGAAGILAIAPTATMGVGEAVTIVVGTFIAGGTQATNWTRFSDTPRTAVGAAVIAFLLGNGLMVLVGAYGALVYGESDIVQMLGLQGLLVGGVVMLFMNIWTTQDNTIYNFSVAGCDLLRTNRRRLITLGGAGAGTVLALLGMYDWLVPYMQMLGILIPPIGVIILADFVLVRKGRYPSLEEADRCAVRWAGVVAYILASAVAVSSPGIPPLNGIVAAFLLYGVTARYLQPSAASVPRRSG is encoded by the coding sequence ATGGACAAAGGCTACGACGAGACCATCGAAGACTACCCCCTCTCTCCCGTCCCCCCGCATGCCCGCCGGGGTTTTCTCCCGACCGTCGTCATCCTCCTCGGCTTCACGTTCTTCTCGGCGACGATGTGGGGCGGCGGTGCGATCGGCGTCGCCTTCCCCTTCTGGCCCGACCTGATCGCCGTCATCCTCCTCGGCAACCTCCTCCTCGCGGGCTACGTGGCGGCGCTTGCCTATGTCTCCCAGAGGAGCGGACTGAACACGGCGCTGATGGGCAGGTACTGTTTTGGCAGAATCGGGAGCCGCTGGCCCGACCTGGTCCTCGGCCTCACCCAGGTCGGGTGGTACGCCTGGGGGACGGCGACGATCGCTATCCTCTCTGTCGACCTCCTGGGCCTCGGCGAAGGGTGGACGGCGCCGCTCATGATCCTCTTCGGCGTCACCTTCTGCCTGACCGCTTTCATCGGGTACCGCGGGCTCGAACGGCTTTCCCTGGTCTCGGTCCCCCTCATGTGCCTGCTCATCGTCGTGAGCATGGCGCTCGCCACGCGGGACGCCGGGGGCGCGGCCGGGATCCTCGCCATCGCGCCCACGGCCACCATGGGCGTCGGCGAGGCGGTGACCATCGTGGTCGGAACCTTCATCGCCGGGGGGACGCAGGCGACGAACTGGACGCGGTTCTCCGACACCCCGCGCACCGCCGTGGGTGCGGCGGTGATCGCCTTTCTGCTGGGAAACGGCCTGATGGTCCTGGTCGGTGCTTACGGTGCGCTGGTCTATGGGGAAAGCGACATCGTGCAGATGCTCGGCCTCCAGGGCCTGCTCGTCGGGGGCGTCGTGATGCTCTTCATGAACATCTGGACGACGCAGGACAACACCATCTACAACTTTTCGGTGGCCGGGTGCGACCTGTTGCGGACGAACCGGCGCCGACTGATCACGCTCGGCGGAGCGGGGGCGGGCACCGTCCTCGCGCTTCTCGGGATGTACGACTGGCTCGTCCCCTATATGCAGATGCTCGGCATCCTGATCCCGCCGATCGGCGTGATCATCCTCGCGGACTTTGTTCTTGTTCGGAAGGGCCGGTATCCCTCTCTCGAGGAGGCGGACCGGTGCGCCGTTCGCTGGGCCGGGGTCGTCGCCTATATCCTGGCGTCGGCCGTCGCCGTCTCTTCTCCGGGCATCCCCCCGCTCAACGGGATCGTCGCCGCGTTTCTGCTCTACGGCGTCACCGCCCGATACCTGCAGCCATCCGCCGCCTCAGTTCCGCGCCGTTCTGGATGA
- a CDS encoding CPCC family cysteine-rich protein, with product MVSNDEPRLLSLEEYANLPDIMDLSGDISREDAECLLTKHDILGLSAGERKELLLSFWDYYHTISAAATREYLKDKVPEDIVVEIIEKEVPGDPDNPRYDYLVYLHRPFEYCGARNEYVLERLKTINPEIDAIVGDEDELERCPCCGYHTLGERGMYEICDVCFWEDDGVNEDHEYSGPNHMTLREGRENFRKYGAYDQRSIHSVDRDGPLKYKRS from the coding sequence ATGGTATCAAACGACGAACCCCGCCTCCTGTCATTGGAAGAGTACGCCAATCTCCCTGACATCATGGATCTCTCCGGAGATATTTCCCGGGAAGATGCTGAATGTCTCCTCACCAAACATGATATCCTCGGGCTGTCTGCTGGTGAACGGAAAGAATTACTCCTGAGCTTCTGGGACTATTACCATACGATCTCTGCAGCCGCGACCAGAGAATATCTCAAGGACAAAGTTCCCGAAGACATTGTAGTCGAGATCATTGAGAAAGAAGTGCCCGGAGACCCTGATAACCCGAGGTATGATTATCTGGTGTACCTCCATCGGCCCTTCGAGTACTGTGGTGCCAGGAACGAATACGTCCTTGAACGACTGAAAACGATCAATCCGGAGATCGACGCAATTGTAGGCGACGAGGACGAACTTGAGCGATGTCCCTGTTGCGGGTATCATACTTTGGGTGAGAGAGGGATGTATGAGATCTGCGACGTCTGTTTCTGGGAGGACGACGGCGTGAACGAGGACCATGAATATAGCGGCCCCAATCATATGACACTGAGAGAAGGAAGAGAAAATTTCCGAAAATATGGTGCCTATGATCAGCGCTCAATACACTCTGTCGACAGAGACGGGCCGCTCAAATACAAACGGTCCTGA
- a CDS encoding ABC transporter permease has protein sequence MDIVYTIWLRNIKLYLRSRSRIVGSLGMPLFFLVIMGFGLNEVVRIPGAEEGYVAFLIPGIVSMSVLFTSIFSGIQVIWDKQFGFLKETLVAPVSRIEIMLGQTFGGATTAFIQGVIILVLSLFIGLQLTNPAGFVIAFLFMLLIGVTFTAFGIGIASRMEDMHGFQLVMNFVVFPIFGLSGALFPISSLPSWLRPFTLLDPLTYGVEGIRYGLSGSAQIDPLLCGIVLSGCAVVMTVVGAYLFRKITV, from the coding sequence ATGGACATCGTCTACACCATCTGGCTGCGAAACATCAAACTCTACCTCCGTTCACGGAGCAGGATCGTCGGCAGCCTCGGGATGCCCCTCTTCTTCCTGGTGATCATGGGCTTCGGGCTGAACGAGGTGGTGCGGATCCCGGGCGCCGAGGAGGGCTATGTCGCATTCCTCATCCCGGGCATCGTCTCGATGAGCGTCCTCTTCACCTCCATCTTCTCAGGCATCCAGGTCATCTGGGACAAGCAGTTCGGGTTTCTCAAGGAGACCCTGGTCGCCCCGGTCTCCAGGATCGAGATCATGCTGGGCCAGACGTTTGGAGGTGCCACGACGGCGTTCATCCAGGGCGTGATCATCCTGGTGCTCTCGCTCTTCATCGGGCTGCAACTCACCAATCCGGCCGGGTTCGTCATCGCATTTCTCTTCATGCTCCTCATCGGCGTGACCTTCACCGCCTTCGGGATCGGCATCGCATCCAGGATGGAGGACATGCACGGGTTCCAGCTCGTCATGAACTTTGTCGTCTTCCCGATCTTCGGCCTCTCGGGCGCGCTGTTCCCCATCAGCAGCCTCCCGTCCTGGCTCAGGCCGTTCACGCTCCTTGACCCCCTCACCTACGGGGTGGAGGGGATACGCTACGGGCTCTCCGGCTCGGCCCAGATCGATCCGCTCCTCTGCGGTATCGTGCTGAGCGGGTGCGCCGTCGTGATGACCGTCGTCGGGGCCTATCTCTTCAGAAAGATCACGGTATGA
- a CDS encoding PadR family transcriptional regulator, with amino-acid sequence MNVQFKKGVLDLCVLSLLSRRACYGYEIVQEISETVEISEGTIYPLLRRLKKEGHLETYIRESTGGPPRKYYRLTESGSAFEHRLREEWFSFVGEVNRFLGDEDERTFE; translated from the coding sequence ATGAATGTCCAGTTTAAGAAAGGAGTCCTCGACCTCTGCGTCCTCTCGCTCCTCTCCAGGAGAGCGTGCTACGGGTACGAGATCGTCCAGGAGATCTCTGAGACCGTGGAGATCTCGGAGGGTACGATCTATCCGCTCCTGCGGCGCCTGAAGAAGGAAGGGCATCTTGAGACGTACATCCGGGAATCGACCGGAGGGCCGCCCAGGAAATATTACCGCCTCACCGAGAGCGGGAGCGCCTTCGAGCATCGCCTGCGGGAGGAGTGGTTCTCCTTCGTCGGAGAGGTCAACCGATTTCTCGGGGATGAAGATGAGAGAACCTTCGAGTGA
- a CDS encoding chloride channel protein, whose amino-acid sequence MPPDDPAAFGHTLRFALAAVLLAVAAAGAMVLFLAVQYGGVALIWPESPPVPYFTLLLTTAGGLAVGLCLHLFGDHVGLLQETLATFEKTGRFEPQYLPAGLLTIYLSLVSGASLGPEVAAVDMGGGMGTRLGDRVAALKDRVRDLSTVGFLGCLVGFAIYLLLTGPPGALYPVPPYTFVAVDLLYAAVLGLVGAAAGVGFIYSYHLFARLTAPLADRPLLRGLLGGLGLGILGTLAPLVLFSGQTEFRTVLAEGAAMGAVMLLGIVAAKILASTWCMATVFKGGPVFPLFFAGGTLGMAASLLAPGVPIALAVPAAMAGMTVAVLKMPSVVLVLLAMVFLQWDIVPAVVVATLVGYAATRGVVLIEKG is encoded by the coding sequence ATGCCGCCGGACGATCCCGCCGCCTTCGGGCACACCCTGCGTTTCGCACTCGCGGCCGTCCTGCTTGCGGTGGCCGCCGCGGGAGCGATGGTGCTCTTCCTCGCGGTGCAGTACGGGGGGGTGGCACTGATCTGGCCGGAATCGCCGCCGGTGCCGTACTTCACCCTCCTCCTCACCACCGCGGGCGGCCTCGCGGTCGGGCTCTGTCTCCATCTCTTCGGCGACCACGTGGGCCTGCTCCAGGAGACCCTCGCGACCTTCGAGAAGACCGGCCGCTTCGAACCGCAGTATCTCCCGGCCGGGCTGCTCACCATCTACCTCTCCCTCGTTTCCGGCGCCAGCCTGGGGCCTGAGGTGGCCGCCGTCGATATGGGCGGCGGGATGGGCACCCGCCTCGGCGACCGGGTGGCGGCCCTGAAAGACCGCGTCCGAGACCTCTCGACGGTCGGCTTCCTCGGGTGCCTGGTGGGTTTTGCGATCTATCTCCTTCTCACCGGTCCGCCCGGCGCCCTGTACCCGGTCCCGCCCTACACCTTCGTCGCCGTCGACCTCCTCTACGCGGCGGTCCTCGGTCTCGTCGGCGCCGCGGCCGGGGTGGGCTTCATCTATTCCTACCACCTCTTTGCCCGCCTCACCGCACCCCTCGCCGACCGCCCGCTCCTCCGCGGCCTGCTCGGGGGTCTTGGCCTCGGCATCCTCGGCACCCTCGCCCCGCTCGTCCTCTTCTCAGGCCAGACCGAGTTCCGGACCGTGCTTGCCGAGGGGGCGGCGATGGGCGCGGTCATGCTCCTCGGGATCGTCGCGGCCAAGATCCTTGCCAGTACCTGGTGCATGGCCACGGTCTTCAAGGGCGGCCCGGTCTTCCCGCTCTTCTTTGCGGGCGGCACCCTCGGCATGGCCGCGAGTCTCCTCGCCCCCGGCGTCCCCATCGCCCTCGCCGTCCCCGCGGCCATGGCCGGGATGACCGTCGCGGTGCTGAAGATGCCGTCGGTGGTCCTCGTCCTCCTCGCGATGGTGTTTTTGCAGTGGGATATCGTGCCGGCGGTGGTGGTCGCGACGCTGGTGGGGTACGCGGCGACGCGGGGGGTGGTGTTGATTGAGAAGGGGTGA
- a CDS encoding ATP-binding cassette domain-containing protein, which yields MTNPAIDVRELTRTFGDFVAVDAISFAIRKGEIFGLLGPNGAGKTTTISMLATMLRPTSGRATVDGHDILTDEDGVRRSIGIVFQDQTLDEELTAYENMDFHGRLYRIPGDLRDRRIAELMDLVGLGEKKDHQVKTFSGGMKRRLEIARGLLHRPAVLFLDEPTLGLDPQTRNHLWAYIEQMNTEEGITIILTTHYMEEADRLCDRVAIIDHGRIVAMDTPENLKAAIGGDIITIDSPDAEEAYARIDAAWPGQVERQESTVTVRLRHAEEEIPGIVNLLSAQGVGIRSVSVHTPTLEDVFLHMTGRAMRDEHASGTNQMLMRHRMRR from the coding sequence ATGACCAACCCTGCCATCGACGTCCGGGAACTCACCAGGACCTTCGGCGACTTCGTCGCGGTCGACGCGATCTCGTTTGCGATCCGCAAAGGAGAAATCTTCGGCCTGCTCGGCCCCAACGGCGCCGGCAAGACCACCACCATCTCGATGCTGGCGACCATGCTCAGACCGACGTCGGGCCGGGCGACCGTCGACGGTCACGACATCCTGACCGACGAGGACGGCGTGCGCCGGTCCATCGGGATCGTCTTCCAGGACCAGACCCTGGACGAAGAACTCACCGCCTATGAGAACATGGACTTTCACGGCCGCCTCTACCGGATCCCCGGAGACCTGCGGGACCGGCGGATCGCCGAGCTCATGGACCTGGTCGGCCTGGGCGAGAAGAAAGACCACCAGGTCAAGACCTTCTCAGGCGGGATGAAACGGCGTCTCGAGATCGCCCGCGGTCTCCTGCACCGGCCGGCTGTCCTCTTCCTCGACGAACCCACCCTCGGCCTGGACCCGCAGACGAGAAACCACCTCTGGGCGTACATCGAGCAGATGAACACCGAAGAGGGGATCACGATCATCCTCACCACCCATTACATGGAGGAGGCCGACCGCCTCTGCGACCGGGTGGCGATCATCGATCACGGCCGGATCGTCGCCATGGACACCCCGGAGAATCTCAAAGCCGCGATCGGGGGCGACATCATCACCATCGACTCGCCAGACGCGGAGGAGGCATATGCCAGGATCGATGCGGCGTGGCCGGGCCAGGTCGAACGCCAGGAGAGCACCGTGACCGTACGCCTCCGGCACGCCGAAGAGGAGATTCCCGGGATCGTGAACCTTCTCAGTGCGCAGGGCGTCGGGATCAGGTCGGTCTCGGTGCACACCCCGACCCTCGAGGACGTCTTTCTGCACATGACCGGGCGGGCGATGCGGGACGAACACGCGTCAGGCACGAACCAGATGCTGATGCGTCATCGGATGAGGCGGTAA
- a CDS encoding LURP-one-related/scramblase family protein: MRERLVSIGDDYFIEDDAGARAYSVDGKALRLRDMLVFRTVAGEERYTIREAAPGVRETTAIYRGDEVAATVKKVLVSPLRHRWTVEIAGGPDLTVQGNILGHEYQIKRGRERVAEVSRKWFRMRETYGVEVAPDEDAALFLAVTAALDLMQ; this comes from the coding sequence ATGCGCGAGAGACTCGTCTCCATCGGAGACGACTATTTCATCGAGGACGACGCGGGTGCGCGGGCCTATTCTGTGGACGGCAAGGCCCTCAGACTCAGGGATATGCTGGTCTTTCGCACCGTGGCGGGAGAGGAACGCTACACCATCAGGGAGGCGGCGCCCGGGGTGCGGGAGACGACGGCGATCTATCGGGGCGACGAGGTCGCGGCCACGGTGAAAAAAGTGCTGGTCTCCCCGCTCCGCCACCGCTGGACGGTTGAGATCGCCGGCGGGCCCGACCTGACGGTGCAGGGCAATATCCTGGGCCACGAGTACCAGATCAAGCGAGGACGCGAACGGGTCGCGGAGGTCTCCAGGAAATGGTTCCGCATGAGGGAGACGTATGGCGTGGAGGTGGCGCCCGACGAGGACGCCGCCCTCTTTCTCGCCGTTACGGCGGCGCTGGACCTGATGCAGTGA
- a CDS encoding HAAS signaling domain-containing protein — MEKSEFLERLKSRLNSLPDDEVQEIVADYEEHFAAGVEAGRTEAAIAAALGDPDELGKQLLAASHIETAERTGSFSALCRAALATLGLGLFNFCIALVPIVVVASIIFAIFMTGVSLVFGGIVALVVTAVPAAIPAGMTVVMPFETPLARVATAVGLIALGLLVSVGSIYPARSFVRAMARYAGMNLSVVRRAYGNER, encoded by the coding sequence ATGGAAAAATCCGAATTTCTTGAAAGACTGAAGTCGCGCCTGAACAGTCTTCCCGACGACGAGGTGCAAGAGATCGTCGCCGATTACGAAGAACACTTTGCCGCCGGCGTCGAGGCCGGACGGACCGAGGCGGCGATCGCCGCCGCCCTCGGAGACCCGGACGAACTCGGGAAACAACTGCTCGCCGCCTCACATATCGAGACCGCCGAGCGGACCGGATCGTTTTCCGCCCTCTGCCGCGCCGCACTGGCGACGCTCGGCCTCGGGCTCTTCAATTTCTGTATCGCCCTGGTGCCGATCGTCGTCGTCGCCTCCATTATCTTCGCGATCTTCATGACCGGCGTCTCCCTCGTATTCGGCGGCATCGTGGCTCTGGTCGTCACGGCCGTGCCCGCGGCCATACCGGCCGGCATGACGGTGGTCATGCCCTTCGAGACGCCGCTTGCCAGGGTTGCAACGGCCGTCGGGCTCATCGCCCTCGGCCTGCTGGTGAGCGTCGGGAGCATCTACCCGGCACGCTCCTTCGTGCGGGCAATGGCACGATACGCCGGGATGAACCTCTCGGTCGTCAGGAGGGCGTACGGCAATGAACGGTGA
- a CDS encoding PHP domain-containing protein, protein MTAPPSTPIVFKTPTPEETARPGFLAADLHVHTNHSDSSTRVQDLLQSAARQGIGCAVTDHNQVGGAVEACRAGSGVPVIPGIEVSADDGPHLLLYFPALSDLTDFYRRHIERKKREGPCLAIKMTTAEVLDAREGYHCVAVEAHPCGYAFLNRGMRQGIERGCIEAETFDRLDALEVICGGMARAHNLAAADLARSHGLGRTGGTDAHLLRELGGVVTCAEAESVEEFLEAVVHRKTVVVGRERTLAEKAMMGAAVLPHHIPYAIPILRSRIRETFFEGMGK, encoded by the coding sequence ATGACCGCACCTCCATCCACCCCGATCGTCTTCAAGACGCCGACCCCTGAAGAGACCGCACGCCCGGGTTTCCTTGCCGCCGACCTCCACGTCCACACCAACCACTCCGACTCCTCCACCAGGGTGCAAGACCTCCTGCAATCGGCCGCAAGGCAGGGGATCGGGTGCGCGGTCACCGACCACAACCAGGTCGGCGGGGCCGTCGAGGCCTGCCGGGCCGGGAGCGGTGTTCCGGTCATCCCGGGGATCGAGGTGAGCGCCGACGACGGCCCCCACCTCCTCCTGTACTTCCCGGCACTCTCCGACCTCACCGACTTCTACCGCCGCCACATCGAGAGGAAGAAGAGAGAGGGTCCGTGCCTCGCGATAAAGATGACGACGGCAGAGGTCCTGGACGCCCGGGAGGGCTATCACTGCGTCGCCGTCGAGGCGCACCCCTGCGGCTACGCCTTCCTGAACCGCGGCATGCGGCAGGGGATCGAGCGCGGGTGCATCGAGGCCGAGACCTTCGACCGCCTCGACGCCCTGGAGGTGATCTGCGGCGGGATGGCCCGCGCCCACAACCTCGCCGCCGCCGACCTCGCCCGGAGCCATGGCCTTGGTCGGACCGGCGGGACCGATGCCCACCTCCTCCGCGAACTCGGCGGCGTCGTCACCTGTGCCGAGGCGGAGAGTGTGGAGGAGTTTCTGGAGGCCGTCGTGCATCGCAAGACCGTCGTGGTCGGGCGGGAACGCACCCTCGCCGAGAAGGCGATGATGGGGGCGGCGGTCCTCCCCCACCACATCCCGTACGCCATCCCGATTCTCAGGAGCCGGATCAGGGAGACGTTTTTTGAGGGGATGGGGAAGTAG
- the cls gene encoding cardiolipin synthase, whose translation MDWTLILSVILFFNILFAIVVVFFERKNPTAALAWLMVLFLLPPLGFALYLIFGQNFTRQKMFTLKEEADQYLKGLFEEQHQDLVDREFRFANPAAEQYRDTILALLRNNQALVTEKNEVEVYTDGKEKFAALFEAIGAARHHIHLEYFIVNDDELGRSVVHALAEKAKEGVEVRLLFDAVGTRAGGGSKEAFRELTDAGGEIGVFFPSLYRVNYRNHRKIAVIDGTVGFIGGFNIGDEYLGTGPLGYWRDTAVRITGRAVNMLQLRFFLDWNHATGEYHGSDPVYFPDPEVPGTVPVQIVSGGPDTRWSPIKEGYIKLINSARSSVYIQSPYFVPDESVTDALRLAALSGVDVRVMIPCKPDHPFVYWASLSFVGDLLDAGVRAYTYDNGFIHAKTIVVDGTAGSVGSANWDVRSFKLNFEANAFFYDTTVGGEMKRRFVRDLEVCTEITPELYAARPRWVRMKESVSRLFSPLG comes from the coding sequence ATGGACTGGACACTCATCCTCAGCGTCATCCTCTTCTTCAACATCCTCTTCGCCATCGTCGTCGTCTTCTTCGAACGCAAAAACCCCACCGCCGCCCTGGCATGGCTGATGGTGCTCTTCCTCCTGCCCCCGCTCGGGTTTGCCCTGTACCTCATCTTCGGGCAGAACTTCACCAGGCAGAAGATGTTCACCCTCAAGGAGGAGGCCGACCAGTACCTCAAAGGGCTCTTCGAGGAGCAGCACCAGGACCTGGTCGACCGCGAGTTCAGGTTTGCAAACCCGGCGGCCGAACAATACCGCGACACCATCCTCGCCCTCCTCAGGAACAACCAGGCGCTCGTGACCGAGAAGAACGAGGTCGAGGTCTACACCGACGGGAAAGAGAAGTTCGCCGCCCTCTTCGAAGCCATCGGTGCGGCACGTCACCACATCCACCTGGAATATTTCATCGTCAACGACGACGAACTCGGGCGCTCGGTCGTCCATGCCCTCGCGGAGAAGGCGAAGGAAGGCGTCGAGGTCCGTCTCCTCTTCGACGCCGTCGGGACGCGGGCAGGCGGCGGGTCGAAGGAGGCCTTCCGCGAACTGACCGACGCCGGGGGCGAGATCGGGGTCTTCTTCCCCTCGCTGTACCGGGTCAACTACCGCAACCACCGAAAGATCGCCGTCATCGACGGGACGGTCGGGTTCATCGGCGGGTTCAACATCGGCGACGAGTACCTGGGCACCGGGCCGCTCGGATACTGGCGGGACACCGCGGTCAGGATCACCGGGCGGGCCGTAAACATGCTGCAGCTGCGGTTCTTCCTCGACTGGAACCATGCGACCGGCGAGTACCACGGCTCCGACCCGGTCTACTTCCCGGACCCCGAGGTGCCCGGCACCGTCCCGGTCCAGATCGTCTCGGGCGGCCCCGACACCAGGTGGAGCCCGATCAAGGAGGGCTACATCAAGCTGATCAACTCGGCCCGGTCGTCGGTGTATATCCAGAGCCCGTACTTCGTCCCCGACGAGAGCGTCACCGACGCCCTCCGCCTCGCGGCGCTCTCCGGCGTCGACGTGCGGGTGATGATCCCCTGCAAGCCCGACCATCCGTTCGTCTACTGGGCCAGTCTCTCCTTTGTCGGCGACCTCCTCGACGCCGGCGTGCGGGCCTACACCTACGACAACGGCTTCATCCACGCCAAGACCATCGTCGTCGACGGGACGGCGGGCTCGGTCGGGAGCGCCAACTGGGATGTGCGGAGTTTCAAGTTGAACTTCGAGGCGAACGCCTTCTTCTACGATACAACGGTCGGGGGCGAGATGAAGCGGCGGTTTGTCCGGGACCTCGAGGTCTGCACCGAGATCACGCCTGAACTTTATGCCGCCCGGCCCAGGTGGGTCAGGATGAAGGAGTCGGTCTCCCGCCTCTTCTCCCCGCTGGGGTAG
- a CDS encoding PadR family transcriptional regulator yields the protein MTGIWKFPSKNGRERGLIALYILHSLARGPKSGYDLLKEIEEKTEGTWVPSKGTLYPLLKQLEEEALIRVCETGKRSKQVYELTKSGEETLRAHRQHRRESREKMLQMKNLLVEIFGDEKREVNALFVEIRSVIDALPPEKDEEAEKILGQCLDDLRRIK from the coding sequence ATGACAGGCATCTGGAAGTTTCCATCAAAGAACGGACGGGAGCGGGGGCTCATCGCCCTCTACATCCTCCACTCTCTCGCCCGGGGCCCGAAGTCAGGCTACGACCTCCTCAAGGAGATCGAGGAAAAGACCGAAGGGACATGGGTGCCGAGCAAGGGGACCCTCTATCCCCTGCTGAAACAACTCGAAGAAGAAGCACTCATACGCGTCTGTGAGACCGGAAAACGTTCGAAGCAGGTCTATGAACTGACGAAGAGCGGCGAGGAGACGCTGCGGGCCCACCGACAGCACCGGAGAGAGTCGAGAGAGAAGATGCTGCAGATGAAAAATCTGCTCGTCGAGATCTTTGGAGATGAAAAACGCGAGGTGAACGCCCTCTTCGTCGAGATCAGAAGCGTCATCGACGCACTCCCACCTGAAAAAGACGAAGAGGCAGAAAAAATTCTCGGGCAATGCCTCGACGACCTGCGGAGGATCAAATGA
- a CDS encoding DUF1269 domain-containing protein yields the protein MSDLVVVAFDDEQTAFRVRDKLARMSKEHLIGLEDLVVVVRHQDGKTDVKQSMSLAGLGALSGSFWGLLIGIIFLMPLLGLAIGAVTGALAGHLTDYGIDDAFIKEVSETVKPGGSAVFMLIKEVTPDKFLKEMEEFRGTVIKTSLTDESETKLREAFGEAPEEKEKVAAPAV from the coding sequence ATGAGTGATTTAGTGGTCGTCGCATTCGACGACGAACAGACGGCGTTCCGGGTCAGGGACAAACTTGCCCGGATGAGCAAGGAGCATCTCATCGGGCTCGAAGACCTGGTCGTCGTCGTCCGCCACCAGGACGGGAAGACCGACGTCAAACAGTCGATGAGTCTTGCCGGCCTGGGGGCGCTGAGCGGGAGTTTCTGGGGACTTCTCATCGGGATCATCTTTCTGATGCCGCTCCTGGGCCTGGCGATCGGGGCCGTCACCGGGGCGCTGGCCGGGCACCTCACCGACTACGGGATCGACGACGCCTTCATCAAGGAGGTCTCGGAGACCGTGAAGCCCGGGGGTTCGGCGGTCTTCATGCTGATCAAGGAGGTCACCCCCGACAAGTTCCTCAAGGAGATGGAGGAGTTCAGGGGCACGGTGATCAAGACCTCGCTGACCGACGAGAGCGAAACAAAACTCCGCGAGGCCTTCGGGGAGGCGCCCGAAGAGAAGGAGAAGGTGGCCGCACCTGCGGTGTGA